A genomic region of Synechococcus sp. NOUM97013 contains the following coding sequences:
- a CDS encoding TolC family protein, translating into MATLCIIPITANSQAYDIKDSINNSINDLPKSYDDINNAPEGFYKNELLQTISSQHWQRVEQFLEKSTNHKDAKSLSLKECIDLSFANNPEIKQQLSVLQSSRDRLSAATRSWNPTASINSDSLSITGGESFTESRQETNPTGSELQRSIQRSRTTATTNSQANSAVRAEMTWQFLDFTRQPTINSASASYSAQRYAFYLFSRDLVNQIQLNYYQLLAQKELITSYTIIAQSQRNSAKVQQSRFEAGRVSLQDLGQSYAAYYNTLSRLIQSIQTYYELSSTLARLVSLPDETFIIVEGQNKFQAEWPYDLDESIALARLNNERVLQAMELSKGSKWSGISQLNSTLPTLYLSANASYLASDRSTTTVRDAELTRNSVSQNSYETTSLLTRESNYDIAALIGFRWNFYQGGVNNANADSEFNRSKSFDFEAEVARDRATDTVRTTINALDSLILEFITAEAAADASKIAYIAAVARMNAGLTDITALNQLAQQYQQAITSEILSIQNYNIRLSNLYRETAIWPQDAEGVADQLLNKTGLD; encoded by the coding sequence GATATAAAAGACTCAATTAACAATTCAATCAACGATCTACCTAAATCCTATGATGATATCAATAATGCACCAGAAGGATTTTATAAAAACGAACTTTTGCAGACCATTTCCAGTCAGCATTGGCAAAGAGTCGAGCAATTTCTAGAGAAGAGCACAAATCATAAAGACGCAAAGTCTTTGTCACTTAAAGAGTGTATCGATCTCTCTTTTGCAAATAATCCGGAAATCAAACAACAACTCAGTGTTTTGCAGTCCAGTCGAGATCGGTTGAGCGCAGCAACGAGAAGCTGGAATCCGACTGCGTCAATCAATAGCGATAGCCTCTCCATCACAGGAGGCGAATCATTTACGGAGAGTCGACAAGAGACCAATCCAACAGGATCGGAATTGCAAAGGTCCATTCAAAGAAGTCGAACCACAGCTACAACAAACTCGCAGGCGAATTCAGCAGTTCGAGCGGAAATGACATGGCAATTTCTTGACTTTACTCGACAACCCACAATCAATTCAGCTTCAGCAAGCTATTCAGCACAACGTTATGCTTTCTATTTATTTTCTCGAGACCTAGTCAATCAGATACAATTAAACTACTACCAGTTATTAGCTCAGAAAGAGCTTATCACCTCCTACACGATTATTGCTCAATCGCAGAGGAACTCGGCAAAAGTACAACAATCAAGGTTTGAAGCAGGGCGTGTCAGTCTTCAGGATTTGGGTCAAAGTTACGCAGCGTATTACAACACTCTTTCAAGACTGATTCAATCTATCCAAACCTATTACGAGCTATCCAGCACACTAGCTAGGCTTGTTTCCCTTCCCGATGAGACCTTCATTATTGTCGAAGGTCAAAACAAGTTTCAAGCAGAGTGGCCCTATGATCTCGATGAATCAATTGCACTGGCGAGGCTCAATAACGAGCGAGTACTTCAAGCTATGGAACTCTCCAAAGGATCAAAATGGAGTGGAATCTCACAATTAAACAGCACTCTTCCAACGCTGTATCTTTCAGCCAATGCGAGTTACCTGGCAAGTGATCGTTCAACTACAACAGTCCGAGATGCTGAGCTAACTCGTAATTCCGTATCTCAAAACAGCTATGAAACAACAAGCTTGTTGACTAGAGAATCAAATTATGACATTGCCGCATTGATTGGATTTCGATGGAACTTCTATCAGGGTGGAGTCAACAACGCTAATGCTGACTCCGAATTCAATCGATCTAAGTCCTTTGATTTCGAAGCAGAAGTTGCGCGTGATCGCGCCACCGACACTGTAAGAACGACAATCAATGCTCTTGATTCCTTAATCCTTGAATTTATTACTGCTGAAGCAGCAGCCGATGCATCCAAAATTGCTTATATCGCAGCAGTGGCTCGAATGAATGCTGGTCTCACAGATATCACAGCTCTTAATCAATTAGCTCAGCAATACCAGCAAGCAATTACGTCGGAGATTCTATCGATTCAGAATTACAATATTCGTCTATCCAATTTGTATCGAGAAACAGCTATTTGGCCTCAGGATGCCGAAGGAGTTGCAGATCAGCTCCTGAATAAAACAGGATTGGACTGA